The Bacteroidales bacterium genome has a window encoding:
- a CDS encoding ComF family protein, with protein MIFKLKYHGQKEIGFVLGHEFGNELKNSVFNEIDVIVPIPLHIKKERKRGYNQAEWIAQGIGKAMGKPVNTKSVQRTLETSTQTKKSKFERWKNVENIFKVVDPQAIRDKHILLVDDIITTGSTLEACIHTVLEIEGTVVSVATIGAAKD; from the coding sequence ATGATATTCAAATTAAAATATCATGGACAAAAGGAGATAGGGTTTGTTTTAGGTCATGAATTTGGTAACGAACTTAAAAACTCTGTATTCAATGAAATAGACGTAATAGTTCCCATTCCATTACACATCAAAAAAGAGAGAAAACGCGGTTACAACCAAGCTGAGTGGATTGCACAAGGGATTGGAAAAGCGATGGGTAAACCCGTCAATACCAAATCGGTACAGCGAACGCTTGAAACTTCAACTCAAACCAAAAAGAGCAAATTTGAGCGGTGGAAAAATGTAGAAAATATCTTTAAAGTCGTTGACCCCCAAGCAATCCGCGATAAACATATTTTGCTTGTCGATGATATTATAACCACTGGCTCAACTTTAGAGGCGTGTATCCACACTGTTTTAGAGATAGAAGGGACAGTTGTTTCGGTGGCAACTATTGGTGCAGCTAAAGATTAA
- a CDS encoding YraN family protein: protein MAEHNDLGKYGEELALKYLRNAGFQIRCTNWRFRKYEVDIIAVKDNTLVFVEVKTRTPSPISTPEDSMTRAKQKQLINAADTYIKANDIEMESRIDLISIYVKGNKHWIKHYENAVTPQW from the coding sequence ATGGCTGAACACAACGATTTAGGTAAATATGGCGAAGAGTTAGCCCTTAAATATTTAAGAAACGCAGGATTTCAAATTAGGTGTACCAATTGGCGTTTCAGAAAATACGAGGTTGATATTATTGCAGTTAAGGATAATACGTTGGTATTTGTTGAAGTAAAAACACGTACACCAAGTCCGATATCAACGCCCGAAGATAGTATGACGCGTGCCAAACAAAAGCAGCTTATAAATGCTGCTGACACTTATATAAAAGCAAATGATATTGAAATGGAATCACGAATTGACCTGATTTCGATATATGTAAAAGGCAATAAACATTGGATTAAACATTACGAAAACGCAGTAACTCCACAGTGGTAA
- a CDS encoding LD-carboxypeptidase, with amino-acid sequence MMNQTPLSFPQSLKQGDTVRIVCTARSVVLSEILKAAEWIENIGFKVEYGKTIGSVDHQFGGTDNERAEDLQNAINDPHVKAIWCARGGYGTARILDMIDFSALKKNPKWIIGFSDITALHAALYNEGLISMHAPMPINVNDTKENGASLKLMFSYLTGKYESIQWCKSDKDVQGIAKGNIVGGNLSVIYSLRGTKYDIDTTDTILLLEDIDEYLYHIDRMCVNFHIGGKFKNLAALISGQFTKMNDNTINFGMTANEIIERYSNINQINVRAFDAPFGHIDYNLPFLHGASATIEVGKEKVKLSYNG; translated from the coding sequence ATGATGAACCAAACACCATTAAGTTTTCCACAGTCATTAAAGCAAGGCGATACTGTAAGAATTGTATGTACAGCACGTTCAGTGGTGTTGAGTGAAATTTTGAAAGCTGCTGAATGGATTGAAAATATAGGTTTTAAAGTAGAATACGGAAAAACGATTGGCAGTGTTGACCATCAGTTTGGAGGAACAGACAATGAGCGTGCCGAAGATTTACAGAACGCTATAAATGACCCTCACGTTAAAGCAATTTGGTGTGCACGGGGAGGCTATGGTACGGCGAGAATTTTAGATATGATTGATTTTTCGGCTCTAAAGAAAAATCCAAAATGGATAATCGGCTTTAGTGATATAACAGCCTTACACGCAGCGTTATACAATGAGGGGTTAATAAGTATGCACGCTCCAATGCCCATAAATGTCAACGATACCAAAGAAAATGGAGCTTCTCTTAAATTAATGTTTTCGTATTTAACTGGTAAGTATGAGTCAATACAGTGGTGTAAAAGCGATAAAGATGTTCAGGGTATTGCCAAAGGTAATATTGTTGGCGGAAACTTATCGGTTATTTACTCGTTGCGTGGAACTAAGTACGATATTGATACAACCGACACTATTTTGCTGTTAGAGGATATAGACGAATATTTGTATCATATTGATAGAATGTGTGTTAACTTTCATATCGGGGGAAAATTTAAGAATTTAGCAGCCCTAATTTCCGGACAGTTTACCAAAATGAACGATAATACCATAAACTTCGGAATGACGGCAAACGAAATTATTGAGCGGTATTCCAATATCAACCAAATCAATGTTAGGGCATTCGATGCTCCATTTGGTCATATAGATTATAATTTGCCATTCTTGCATGGAGCTTCGGCTACCATAGAGGTTGGAAAAGAAAAAGTAAAGCTAAGTTACAATGGCTGA